DNA from Campylobacter concisus:
ATTTGTATTATTTTTGAGTGCATCCATGCGCTTTTGCACTAGGCCTCTCATGATGCCTAAATTTTTATAGATTAGCACCACGGCTTGAAGCATGCTTTTTATTTGGATAAATCCTTGCTTTATCTCTTTTTCAATAGAGATATTACTGCCTGATGGTACTGATATCTCGGAATTTATGACTATCATATCACCGATCTCTTTTCTAAATTCATCAGGCTGCCCATCAAGCATTTTCTCAAAATAAATAGAGTAATTGTTTGGCGTAGATGGAACATTATCGTCGCTTAATTCATGCAAAACATTTTCTGAAAATTTGTAGATATCTACCTTTTCTTTTTCTAGAATATGTTTTACCTCAACCGCTTTTTTCTTAGGGTCTGGTGCATTATCTATCTTTATCACTTTGGGCCTTATTTAAAACTTTTCTCCAAAATTTTATCAACAAGTCCGTACTCTTTGGCTTCGGCCGAACTCATAAAGAAGTCACGTTCAGTATCTTTTACGATCTTACTTAGCTTTTGGCCTGTATTTTTGGCTAAAATTCCATTTAAAATCTCTTTCATACGCAAAATTTCACGAGCTTGTATCTCGATATCAGTCGCTTGTCCTCTAGCACCGCCAAGTGGTTGGTGTATCATGATGCGAGAATTTGGCAACGCATATCTTTTACCTGGCGCGCCACAGCTTAATAAAAATGCACCCATACTAGCAGCTTGGCCGATACAGATCGTGCAAACATCTGGCTTTATGTAGTTCATCGTGTCATAGATACTAAAGCCACTTGTTATCACACCACCTGGTGAGTTTATATATAGATAGATATCTTTATCTGGATCCTCAGCCTCTAAAAATAGAAGCTGAGCGACGATAGAAGCAGCCATGCCGTCTTCTATCTCGCCACTTAGCATAACGATCCTATCTTTTAAAAGACGGGAATATATATCATAGCTTCGCTCACCTCT
Protein-coding regions in this window:
- the clpP gene encoding ATP-dependent Clp endopeptidase proteolytic subunit ClpP — encoded protein: MSYYVPVVVERTSRGERSYDIYSRLLKDRIVMLSGEIEDGMAASIVAQLLFLEAEDPDKDIYLYINSPGGVITSGFSIYDTMNYIKPDVCTICIGQAASMGAFLLSCGAPGKRYALPNSRIMIHQPLGGARGQATDIEIQAREILRMKEILNGILAKNTGQKLSKIVKDTERDFFMSSAEAKEYGLVDKILEKSFK